In a genomic window of Coprococcus eutactus:
- a CDS encoding ABC transporter ATP-binding protein yields the protein MLQIKNLTKRYGDKLAVDNLSLHIMPGEIYGFIGHNGAGKTTTIKACTGILNFEEGDILIDGVSIKEKPLECKKQMAYIPDNPDMYDFMTGIGYLNFIADIFGVPEEVRDELIDKYADAFEIKDNLGQLVSEYSHGMKQKLAIISAWIHEPKLVIMDEPFVGLDPKASHILKQMMRKMCDDGGAIFFSTHVLEVAEKLCDKVAIIKGGRLIKAGIMEQVKGDESLESVFLELEGES from the coding sequence ATGCTGCAAATAAAAAATCTCACAAAGAGATACGGAGATAAGTTGGCGGTGGACAATCTAAGCCTACATATAATGCCGGGGGAGATATATGGTTTCATAGGACATAACGGAGCAGGAAAGACAACAACCATAAAGGCGTGTACAGGGATCCTGAATTTTGAGGAGGGAGATATCCTTATAGATGGCGTGTCCATAAAGGAAAAACCGCTGGAATGCAAGAAACAGATGGCATATATTCCTGACAATCCAGATATGTATGATTTCATGACCGGAATCGGATATTTGAATTTTATAGCCGATATATTTGGCGTGCCGGAGGAAGTCAGGGACGAGCTCATAGACAAATATGCTGACGCATTTGAGATAAAAGATAACCTAGGACAGCTGGTATCCGAGTATTCTCATGGTATGAAGCAGAAACTGGCAATCATATCTGCATGGATACATGAGCCGAAACTTGTAATCATGGATGAACCATTTGTCGGACTTGATCCAAAGGCTTCCCATATACTCAAGCAGATGATGAGAAAAATGTGTGATGACGGAGGGGCGATATTCTTCTCCACACATGTATTGGAAGTCGCTGAGAAACTGTGCGATAAAGTGGCGATTATCAAAGGCGGACGGCTTATAAAGGCAGGCATAATGGAGCAGGTTAAGGGTGACGAATCTCTGGAGTCTGTGTTTCTTGAGCTGGAGGGCGAGTCATGA
- a CDS encoding MATE family efflux transporter, producing the protein MGSAATGFVKNNKKVTWKEFARMLAVLAVPIAMQNLLATTASMVDTIMIGSEGEIAVAAVGVCAQIGSLLFSTYWGFVSCSLLFMSQYWGAKDPEGMNKAFGLAIICAGIFGIAFAVVTVVAPGWILGIYTDKVEIIALAKPYMRIVGWSYPLQVFAAIITALLKSTERVKVPLVCSIISLLLNFCINFVLIYGRFGAPKMGVAGAAIGTLVSGIVNIALLILYLAKSSHEIKFSARKAFDIDMGFVKSYASKAFPIVCNEILYGVGQMIINVVMGHQSDSAIAAMAAFRVCEGFVYAFFGGLANASSVAVGNEVGAGNLDRGLSYAKRAALVCPAITFTIVLITMLLHNPLFGLFGLGAEAMMYTKYMLIIYLFFGAVRTCCYIQNECFRAGGEAIVGTVMEISGLMLFSVPATWVAGMVLKLPFLAVFSFVYTDELLRFVILTPYLLKGRWIKPMTGPGRAALDEFRGRMKRNKHRAR; encoded by the coding sequence ATGGGAAGTGCTGCTACAGGCTTTGTAAAAAATAATAAAAAGGTGACATGGAAAGAATTTGCCAGAATGCTGGCTGTGCTTGCTGTGCCTATTGCGATGCAGAATCTGCTGGCGACCACCGCTAGTATGGTTGACACCATCATGATAGGAAGTGAGGGCGAGATCGCCGTTGCGGCGGTTGGCGTGTGTGCACAAATAGGATCACTTTTGTTTTCAACATATTGGGGATTTGTCAGCTGCTCCCTTCTGTTCATGTCTCAATACTGGGGAGCCAAGGATCCAGAGGGAATGAACAAGGCATTTGGTCTGGCGATCATATGTGCGGGAATATTTGGAATAGCATTTGCGGTGGTGACTGTGGTTGCACCGGGGTGGATACTTGGAATATATACAGATAAAGTAGAGATCATAGCACTTGCGAAGCCATATATGAGAATAGTTGGATGGTCTTATCCGCTTCAGGTATTTGCCGCAATAATTACAGCACTTCTTAAGTCAACGGAGAGGGTGAAGGTGCCACTGGTATGCTCCATCATCTCACTTTTACTCAACTTTTGTATAAATTTTGTGTTGATCTACGGTAGATTTGGCGCTCCAAAGATGGGAGTTGCCGGTGCGGCTATAGGTACACTGGTGTCAGGAATCGTGAATATAGCATTGCTCATTCTGTATCTTGCAAAGAGCAGTCACGAGATAAAGTTCAGCGCGCGAAAGGCATTTGATATTGATATGGGATTTGTGAAGTCCTATGCGTCAAAGGCATTTCCAATCGTGTGTAACGAAATACTCTACGGTGTGGGACAGATGATAATCAATGTCGTCATGGGACATCAGAGCGATTCGGCCATAGCAGCCATGGCAGCGTTCCGTGTGTGCGAGGGATTTGTATATGCGTTCTTTGGAGGTCTGGCAAATGCGTCAAGCGTTGCAGTGGGAAATGAAGTTGGCGCGGGTAATCTGGACAGGGGACTTTCCTATGCCAAGAGAGCTGCACTGGTATGTCCTGCCATCACATTCACAATTGTGCTCATCACGATGCTGCTGCACAATCCGCTGTTCGGATTGTTTGGACTCGGGGCTGAGGCGATGATGTACACAAAGTATATGCTTATAATATATCTGTTCTTCGGAGCAGTCAGAACATGCTGCTATATACAGAACGAGTGCTTCCGTGCAGGCGGTGAGGCCATCGTTGGAACAGTTATGGAGATCAGTGGACTGATGTTGTTTTCGGTCCCGGCTACATGGGTAGCAGGAATGGTGCTCAAGCTGCCATTCCTCGCAGTGTTCTCATTTGTTTACACGGATGAACTTCTGAGATTTGTCATACTCACGCCGTATCTACTGAAGGGAAGATGGATCAAACCTATGACAGGACCTGGACGCGCGGCACTTGATGAGTTTAGGGGCAGGATGAAGCGAAATAAGCATAGAGCGCGATAA
- a CDS encoding ATP-binding protein, giving the protein MIRRVIQIDEDKCNGCGACANACHEGAIGMVNGKAKLLRDDYCDGLGDCLPSCPTGAITFVEREAAAYDEAAVMANKQARLDAEKSINMVGSGVMHEKSPAHSGCPGSMARSIFRRPAAASGEAVQASSYEQAAVECVQNTTDKTVNQQAGDIYNYERPSQLTQWPVQIKLAPVNAPYFDGAKLLIAADCTAYAYASFHEKFIKGHVTLIGCPKLDSVDYSEKLTEIIRRNDIQSVTIVRMEVPCCGGLEMAAKKALQDSGKFIPWQVATISIDGRILD; this is encoded by the coding sequence ATGATAAGAAGAGTTATACAGATAGACGAGGACAAGTGTAATGGATGTGGAGCCTGTGCAAATGCGTGCCATGAGGGTGCTATAGGCATGGTAAACGGCAAAGCAAAGCTGCTCAGAGACGATTATTGTGATGGACTTGGCGACTGCCTGCCGTCGTGTCCTACAGGAGCCATAACATTTGTGGAGAGAGAGGCGGCTGCGTATGATGAGGCGGCAGTCATGGCAAACAAACAGGCAAGACTCGATGCAGAAAAATCCATAAATATGGTTGGCTCAGGAGTGATGCATGAAAAAAGTCCGGCACACTCTGGTTGCCCTGGTTCTATGGCGAGAAGCATATTCAGGAGACCGGCAGCAGCTTCGGGTGAAGCAGTACAGGCAAGCTCATATGAACAGGCAGCAGTAGAATGCGTACAGAATACAACTGATAAAACAGTCAACCAGCAGGCGGGTGACATATATAATTATGAGCGCCCGAGTCAGCTCACACAGTGGCCGGTGCAGATTAAACTTGCCCCGGTAAATGCGCCATACTTTGATGGTGCAAAGTTGCTTATAGCGGCGGACTGTACAGCCTATGCCTATGCATCGTTCCACGAGAAATTCATAAAGGGACATGTGACTCTGATCGGCTGTCCGAAACTTGACAGTGTCGATTATTCAGAGAAACTTACAGAGATTATCAGGCGAAATGATATACAAAGTGTTACAATAGTCCGTATGGAGGTTCCTTGTTGTGGAGGACTGGAGATGGCTGCGAAGAAGGCACTTCAGGACAGCGGCAAGTTTATCCCATGGCAGGTTGCAACAATATCAATAGATGGAAGAATCCTTGACTGA
- a CDS encoding Crp/Fnr family transcriptional regulator, protein MNKYMDTLLKSSLFSGIIADDVDSILDCLGAIIKKYQKNECILMAGNTTEYIGLLLTGKAIVIQEDYWGGQSVMSAILPGHTFAESYACTPGSVLDVSVYAEAASSVLFLNVQKMLTTCPVTCGRHNQMIRNLLCDLAGKNLRLGEKSKHMSQKTTRDKLLSYLSSEMHRHGSNEFDIPFSRQQLADFLSVDRSGLSTELGRMKDEGMIDFHKSHFILKSPAQGWTDV, encoded by the coding sequence ATGAACAAATACATGGACACATTATTGAAATCCAGTCTTTTTTCTGGTATTATCGCCGACGACGTTGACTCCATACTGGACTGTCTGGGTGCAATCATCAAAAAATACCAAAAAAATGAGTGTATTCTCATGGCTGGCAACACAACAGAATATATAGGATTGCTGCTTACAGGCAAAGCAATAGTCATCCAGGAGGATTACTGGGGGGGTCAAAGCGTCATGTCTGCCATCCTGCCCGGACACACGTTTGCGGAATCATATGCCTGTACCCCTGGCTCCGTACTCGACGTCAGCGTATATGCTGAAGCTGCAAGTTCTGTATTGTTTCTGAATGTTCAAAAAATGCTTACCACCTGCCCGGTAACATGTGGCAGACATAATCAGATGATAAGAAATCTCCTGTGCGATCTCGCCGGCAAGAACCTGAGACTCGGCGAAAAATCAAAGCACATGAGCCAGAAAACAACCAGGGATAAGTTGCTCTCCTACCTGTCATCGGAGATGCACAGACATGGCAGCAACGAATTTGACATACCATTTTCCAGACAGCAGCTCGCTGACTTTCTGTCCGTGGACCGCAGTGGACTGTCTACTGAACTTGGCAGGATGAAAGACGAAGGTATGATCGACTTTCACAAATCTCATTTTATTCTTAAGTCGCCTGCCCAGGGGTGGACTGATGTATGA